Proteins from a single region of Electrophorus electricus isolate fEleEle1 chromosome 5, fEleEle1.pri, whole genome shotgun sequence:
- the mbtps2 gene encoding membrane-bound transcription factor site-2 protease, whose amino-acid sequence MIPIPVVVCVLGGWCAVYLVDTLLRSSHAVRSSYESWLSASGLSLSPFHVRWHTSVFNRLFARCALLNPRFLYVWFTAGMVFGIVAMFGSVVLLGRTLLQTLRQMMSETPEGSHEQVLQVVVPGVNLPVSQLAYFFVAILVSGVIHEFGHGVAALREQVRLNGFGMFMFVIYPGAFVDLFTTHLNLISPVQQLRIFCAGVWHNFVLCVAVVCLLLLLPLLLFPFYYTGAGALVTDVVEGSPSSGPRGLFVGDLVSWVEDCTVRGVEDWHSCLQHVAHQPQSGYCVHGADLRLNHAAGRAFRRLDGTVECCSNSSLTDLCFTYRNNLESKQFACLPARKTIQASWTCHTNTDCQRGSPPSLCVIPSLENQTRLIRVKHPPQEDMLFVGYPSHLQFSVSLTNFVPRLAFLHLHLPVMLETLCKYLVSLSGALAVVNAVPCFALDGQWMLSAFLEASLGTLLPEKNSRELLGFFILLGGSALLAANVALGLWMVTAR is encoded by the exons ATGATCCCAATCccggtggttgtgtgtgtgcttggagGCTGGTGTGCGGTTTATCTGGTGGACACGCTGCTCAGG TCGTCTCATGCCGTGAGGAGCAGCTATGAGTCGTGGCTGTCTGCCAGCGGATTGTCGCTGTCCCCCTTTCACGTCCGATGGCACACGAGTGTGTTCAACCGCCTGTTCGCCCGGTGTGCACTCCTCAACCCGCGCTTCCTTTACGTATG gTTTACAGCTGGGATGGTGTTTGGGATTGTGGCCATGTTTGGCTCTGTGGTGCTGTTGGGTAGGACTCTTCTCCAGACTCTCAGGCAGATGATGAGCGAGACTCCTGAGGGCTCCCACGAGCAGGTGCTGCAGGTGGTG GTGCCTGGCGTGAACCTGCCTGTCAGCCAGCTGGCCTACTTCTTTGTTGCTATTTTGGTCAGTGGTGTCATACATGAGTTTGGCCATGGGGTGGCAGCACTGAG AGAGCAAGTGAGGCTTAACGGATTTGGCATGTTCATGTTCGTGATCTACCCGGGTGCGTTCGTAGACCTGTTCACCACCCACCTGAACCTCATCTCCCCTGTGCAGCAGCTGCGGATATTCTGCGCCG GCGTGTGGCACaactttgtgctgtgtgtggcgGTCGtgtgcctcctcctcctgctcccgcTCCTCCTGTTTCCTTTCTACTACACCGGCGCAGGGGCCCTCGTCACGGACGTGGTGGAG GGCTCTCCATCCAGTGGGCCTCGTGGGCTGTTTGTGGGGGACCTGGTCTCTTGGGTGGAGGACTGTACCGTGCGGGGCGTGGAGGACTGGCACTCATGTCTCCAGCATGTCGCCCACCAGCCCCAAAGTGGCTACTGCGTCCACGGCGCTGACCTCCGCCTCAACCATGCCGCCGGAAGAG CTTTTAGGCGCCTCGATGGGACTGTGGAGTGCTGCAGTAACAGCAGCCTGACTGACCTCTGCTTCACCTACCGCAATAACCTAGAGAGCAAACAG TTTGCCTGCCTGCCGGCAAGAAAGACCATCCAAGCGAGTTGGACGTGCCACACCAACACAGATTGCCAGAGAGGCTCCCCCCCGAGCCTGTGTGTAATCCCCTCTCTGGAGAACCAGACTCGCCTGATACGGGTCAAGCATCCGCCCCAGGAGGACATGCTCTTCGTGGGCTACCCCTCCCACCTGCAGTTCTCAG TGAGTCTAACCAACTTTGTGCCTCGCCTGGcctttctccatctccacctGCCTGTGATGCTGGAGACCCTGTGCAA GTACTTGGTGTCGCTGTCAGGGGCCCTGGCAGTGGTGAACGCAGTTCCGTGCTTCGCGCTGGACGGTCAGTGGATGCTGAGCGCCTTCCTGGAGGCCTCGCTCGGCACGCTGCTCCCGGAGAAGAACAGCCGAGAGCTGCTGGGCTTTTTCATCCTGCTAGGCGGCAGCGCCCTGCTGGCTGCCAACGTGGCCCTGGGATTATGGATGGTCACGGCACGATGA